A region from the Sander vitreus isolate 19-12246 chromosome 1, sanVit1, whole genome shotgun sequence genome encodes:
- the LOC144534763 gene encoding monoacylglycerol lipase ABHD2-like: protein MTPHDSDVSTISPELPAMFDGMKLAAVATVLYIIVRCLNLKSPTAPPDLTYQDTPLNRFLLKSCPQLTKEYIPPLLWGKSGHLQTALYGKLGRVNSPHPSGVRKYLPMQDGATATFDLFEPQGDHRTGDDITMVICPGIGNHSEKHYIRTFVDYAQKDGYRCAVLNHLGALPNIELTSPRMFTYGCTWEFAAMVGYIKRTYPQTQLMVVGFSLGGNIVCKFLGENSMNQERVLCCVSVCQGYSALRAQETFLQWDQFRRFYNFLMADNMKKIILSHRHSLFGGNPVKMIDLDLGPLYTATSLMQIDDNIMRKFHGHSSLKEYYEKESCVHYIHNVNVPLLLVNSADDPLVHESLLTIPRTLAAKKPNVIFSLTLHGGHLGFFEGAVLFPQPLTWMDKVIVGYANAMCQWEKQKPPCQSGLLSESSCAEEKA, encoded by the exons ATGACCCCCCACGATTCAGACGTGAGCACCATCTCTCCAGAGCTGCCAGCAATGTTCGATGGCATGAAGCTGGCGGCGGTGGCCACGGTCCTCTACATCATCGTCCGCTGCTTGAACCTCAAGAGCCCCACTGCTCCCCCGGACCTCACCTACCAGGACACACCCCTCAACCGCTTCCTTCTCAAGTCCTGTCCTCAGCTGACCAAAGA GTACATTCCTCCCTTACTGTGGGGTAAAAGCGGCCACCTCCAGACGGCACTGTATGGTAAACTTGGCCGGGTGAACTCACCTCACCCCAGTGGAGTCAGGAAGTACTTACCCATGCAGGACGGGGCCACTGCGACCTTTGACCTCTTTGAGCCACAGGGGGACCATCGAACAGGAG ATGACATCACCATGGTGATATGCCCTGGTATTGGTAACCATAGTGAGAAGCATTACATCCGAACCTTTGTGGATTACGCCCAGAAGGACGGTTACCGCTGTGCTGTGCTGAACCACCTGGGAGCTCTTCCCAACATCGAGCTTACCTCTCCACGCATGTTTACCTACG GGTGCACATGGGAGTTTGCCGCCATGGTCGGCTACATTAAGCGGACGTATCCTCAAACCCAACTGATGGTGGTGGGCTTCAGTCTGGGTGGAAACATCGTATGCAAGTTCCTGGGCGAGAACAGCATGAACCAGGAGAGAGTGCTGTGTTGTGTCAGCGTCTGTCAGGGGTATAGCGCTCTCAG GGCACAGGAAACATTCCTACAGTGGGACCAGTTCAGACGCTTCTATAACTTTCTCATGGCTGACAACATGAAGAAAATCATCCTCTCACACAG GCACAGTCTGTTTGGGGGAAACCCAGTTAAAATGATAGATCTAGATCTTGGTCCGCTGTACACAGCGACATCTCTCATGCAGATCGACGACAACATCATGAG AAAATTCCACGGCCACAGCTCTCTCAAAGAGTACTATGAGAAGGAGAGCTGTGTACATTATATTCACAAT GTAAACGTGCCACTGTTGCTAGTGAACTCTGCAGATGACCCTCTGGTTCATGAATCACTGCTCACCATCCCTCGCACACTAGCAG CAAAGAAGCCGAATGTGATCTTTTCCCTGACGCTACACGGAGGCCACCTGGGCTTCTTCGAGGGCGCGGTGCTATTCCCCCAGCCCCTCACCTGGATGGACAAAGTGATCGTGGGCTACGCCAACGCCATGTGCCAGTGGGAGAAACAGAAACCGCCGTGCCAAAGTGGCCTCCTGAGTGAGAGCTCCTGCGCAGAGGAAAAAGCGTAA